Proteins from a genomic interval of Debaryomyces hansenii CBS767 chromosome E complete sequence:
- a CDS encoding DEHA2E05698p (similar to uniprot|Q9P7W0 Schizosaccharomyces pombe SPBC1703 Putative OPA3-like protein C1703.11), whose translation MSGLALKFTSLLIRTVAKPISNSIKAQAKEHENFRRKCIWFAQMMHHTDLKMRMNLVGEKKIKIRPLNDNKAIEKGANFLSEMFVFSVAGSLILFESFRSRKKTNLEKSNVQDDITFLQDEIVALQHELEEMKTKLVERPTNGPANKAADASAK comes from the coding sequence atGAGTGGGCTTGCGTTGAAATTCACGTCGTTGTTGATCAGGACGGTGGCCAAGCCAATATCTAACTCTATCAAGGCCCAGGCAAAGGAACACGAGAACTTCCGTCGCAAGTGTATATGGTTTGCCCAGATGATGCACCATACCgatttgaagatgagaaTGAACCTAGTGGGGGAAAAGAAGATCAAGATTCGCCCGTTGAACGACAACAAGGCCATCGAGAAGGGGGCCAATTTTTTGAGTGAAATGTTTGTGTTTTCGGTGGCGGGATCGTTGATTCTTTTTGAGTCGTTCCGGAGCAGAAAGAAGACGAATCTTGAGAAATCCAACGTCCAGGACGACATTACGTTTCTCCAAGACGAGATCGTGGCCCTCCAGCACGAATTGGAAGAAATGAAGACGAAGCTTGTCGAACGACCCACCAACGGGCCCGCCAACAAAGCCGCAGATGCGTCTGCTAAATAG